The stretch of DNA aattttacttaaaaaaaattaaattattcctaaaacatatttttaaactttattttatgtataaacacgtatcttaaaaaatcaaaccaaaattattgagattctaataaataatttaaataaataaagattttttgaaaaaaaaattaaactcatttatatttataaactcgtatcttaataaataaagaaaagtaattaaaaattcaataaatttataaaattattttcaaaagagttataaattaaactaaaaaaagtgttatgtttacttaaacaaatttatattttttgaggaaaataaaatatactcaAGTTTCTTCccgtaaaatttagtttttataaaaattgaattttaatatattttttttaaatatctaaataaattgttttaaaaaaataaataattttttaaatcacttaattagttttaaaattttaatttaattttttattttcttaatcatttaaaataattttttcttaatatctacattaattttttgagatttactaaaaaaatgttgaatatttctttttttttttttacttgagGGGGTACGATTTGATAATTGTTTAAATTTAAGAGGCAAAGTTGCTAATTTATAAAAGACACGTCAGCATTTAAACGGAATATGGGACAGAATCTAAGAGAATGACTAAATTTCTGTATATGTAAAAGTTCAAGGGGGATTCTTAACAAGTTGTATATTTCAAGGGCCAAAATCAATATTGTCAAAAGTTTAAGGGATAAAATTGCAAATTATTCTTTTGACTATACTGATTATACCCCCTAAAATATACGACTTGTTAAGAATCGCACCTGGACTTTtacatttacaaaaatttagcCTTAAGTTAGGTTCCGTCCCATTATGTCCTTTAAAAGCTAACATGTCTTTGTAAATTAACAACtttgccccctaaactttgacaatTATTAAACCCTACCCCCTCTAAATAAAGATGcaaaaagtttaatatttttttagtaactcttaaaaaattaatttaaatcttaaaaaaatcattttaaatgattaaaaaaaattaaaaaaaaattaaaattttaaaactaattaagcaatttaaaaaattatttacattttataaaaaaatttattttgatataaaaaaatatattaaaaatttaatttttgtaaaaactaaattttacggGAACAAGTTTGAATctattttttccccaaaaattaagatttgtttaagtaaacataatatctttttagtttaatttcttAACTCTTTTTACGaagtaattttatatttttgttgcattttaaattatatttatttattttttaagatatgagtttataatataaataagtttgggtttttcatcaaaaataatagtttgtttaaattatttattggattctcaataattttagtgttgttttgtaaaatacatgttaataataagttttttaagtaaacttaatatattttaaattaatttaatatttttatcaagttttttaataattttattaattttttcaaaattaatagaaCATTATAGtttttaaaagtatttttttaataaaaggagaaaaaatatattgatcAAGATTCAGgggataaaaaaattaatttttaacagtaAAAGAAATAAAACCTAACAGGAAGAGCATAATGATGTAACTgttatattttaaaagaaatttttaacAAACCATATATTTTAGGAGGCAAGAGATCGGGTAGTGTCAAAAATTCAAaggacaaaaatactaattattctaTAAAATCATGCTTAATTTTGATTTACTTATCAACTCACTAATATGTTTATAACAAGTTTGACATGCTTACAATTTTATTATGACATTTTTATGAGCAATTTAAGATTTTATGTCCTCttgaactaaaaaaaaattacatgcaataaatataataaatataatttaagattTTTATATCCTTTTGTTAGGTTATTATCGTGatatttttagattaattttgtCAACTCAAAAAGTACTTacttaagttttaaattttaaagtatgttattttaaatcGTATTATCGTGTCTGACTTAAATTTTCAGCTTTCATTAGCTAGTTTATGCTACACATAAAAGAAAAGCTATACTCCTAAAAAGATAACTATTAAGTTTCTCAAATTGCCATAAAAAGAGAtagttttaaaacaaaattggaCTAACCATTACTTCCACATTTCCACTGGGAGTATAGAACCACAGTTACAGAAATGTTATAATTTTATGTGTTCTATGTGAGAGAAaacacacattttattttataaatttcttaatccAATTATTAAAACTCTATAGGTTTAAAGATAGTAGCTATGGATGTAATATAAATTCAGAAAACATTTTTATATAGAATTTTAATAATtgaattaatatgtaattgaaatctgtaaaagaaaaagttattaTGTACTTATCCAatgtttaaataaaattactaagGAAATAAATTACTATCTCACGCCATCAAAttcacattttattttcttttaaacttTAAAGTAATATAGTATATGCCTTTGCAATATGTAGATTAatgcaaattatttataaggaaGAACTAATCCAAATTATGAACTATGACTTTATAGAGTTTATTCCAATATAGAACACTATATTAAGGAAATTTTACAGCACTTGAAACCTTTATAAAGCAAATTGCCCAATCTTAGAATATTTAAAACTAAACAAATTATACATGACAAACTCTAATCTCGAAGGATCGTTTGGTATACAGGTTTTATTTTATGAGAATAGATTTGAGATTGCTTTGAGAGTGATAAAGCGAATCTTAAAATTAGGAAAGCATTACAGTGTTTGGTTATGTGCTAGATTATTATGATGATgcttaagatatttatttatttatttattttgagaaaaatgTCTCAACTACCACACTAAGAGTAATGAAAACTCCAAGGAGGGGGCGAGAACACAATATTGAGTAACATCAACtataaaaaagttttgaatacaACTTGAAGAATCCGACCACCAAATAGTGTTCGACGTCGTAAGAGCGATTTTAGCTAAGGTGTGGGGAACAACATTTAAATCTATagtttaatgtaaaaaaaaaaatatctttaaaacCATCACAAAGATTACCAATTTCATCTAAGACAAAATCCAAAAAGGAAATAACAGAAACTTTGTTCACTACTTTTTGCACAATATTCAAGCAATTCTTTTCAAAGATGATATTATCATACCCAAAGCAATGACATTGGACCATGATATTCCAAAGCACCAAAGCTTCTGCCACTTTAGGATCAAGACAACCTTCTAGGCACCAAACAACAAAAGCGAGAACAGTACCCAAAATGATCACGCACCACCATATCAAGGCCTCTACAAGCACCAATTTTATCAATAGCAACATCACTTTCAACCTTGATAGAACCAGCCAACAGAGGAGACCATATCGAAACAACCTCATCAGAAGGCAAAGAGGCTGCTTGTCCCAAAGAGAGAGGAAGCCTAGCCCGAGCCCGACTATGTTGGaagttccaaaaaaaaaaatttatgagCCCAATTCACCACCAAGTCAGGAGGTAAATTAATGTTTTTATGTACCATTTTATTTCtcttgaaatagagttttattgaatttttacagGATAGTATGATCGACCCTAAGAATTTTTCATCGTTCCTTTAATAGTCCAAATGCTCTCTCTACTACATTTCGAGCAAATGAATGTTTCATACTGAAAAATTCAGTAGGGGTACTATGTGGGACATTCCAATCGTTTAAATGATGTCGATGTCCTCTATAAAGTACTAAGAACACCATTGGGATATCCAACATCACATAAGTAGTAATATCCTTTAAATTGATTGACAAAATTGTGAACCTATTATGAAATTAACTTGTATGTATATGATATTAGACATGGAAGAAAAAGtatactttgtgaaacttttagtCCATTTGGCTTGGATTTAGCATCTCGCAACACTCAAGAGTCTGCAGCTGATCCTTCCCATTCGAGTTAGACATAAATAAATTGCATATCTTGTGAGACTATACCTAATACATTAGTGGCAATTTCACATTTTCCAGTCCGATACCTAAGGTTACCTACAGCCAACTCATTGACTTTAATGTGTGTACCATCTAGTGCTCCCTAACAATTTTCGAACCATTTCTACCTCTCATTAGTTGAACTATCAAGAATCGATTCAGgctttttttaataatagtcTATGAAGACACAACAAAGCATTCAAATACAACATTAAATTGTCTACTCACTGTTTCACACGAATGTGTAAACTTTCGTCTCACAATTCTATTCTTAATGTCATGAGatacaatatataaaaatatagcaaTCATTTCTTCAACATTCATATTTTTTGTTCCTTTCAAACCTCTAATAGTTTTTAGTTAGTGACACAAAATACTAAATATTCTCCTATACACACGAGTATTTTTTATACAAGCTAAATCACTAGTATGTATCATTCTAAAAATATCTAGTTGACGTAATTGGTGCCTATAGAAATAACTTTGAAGAAATATATTTGTACTTATacgtaacaaataataattacttagagtATGAAAATAAGTGTCAACTTATTTATCATCTCCATATATTGAAGTAAAATTGCTACAAATCTTATTTTCTTTGCAACCaataaatataatgactcaCTTATATGCACATAGAACTAAAAAAACATTCAAAAAAATTAGGGACCAAAACCATAGATTTGTGACATTTGTCTATTTCAACATTGCAATTTCAACCCATTTGGTCTAAATTCAGATCTGGTAAGGGCTTTGGAGTTACTTTATCATATTTAGTAGATAAATAAAGCCTTGCATAATAGTCCAAACCATGTACGATGATGAATCAaccaacattattattattaataatgctTGTTAAGACAGGTGCACTTATTGGAATTTTGGTTGAGTTAAGGTTAGCAAGCTCCATGAATGTACTGATAAAATCAATTAGCCCGCCCTTATTAGAAGTATAAAATCAATTAACCCAATTAATAAGTGCTCTTGTCTTAAGAagcattattattaataataatgttgATTCATCATCATCAGTACATGGGTTGGAGactattatatatttactaaatATGATAAAGCAACTCCAAAAAGCTCTTATCTGATCTGAATTAATCCAattcttttttacaaaaatgtaAGAAGAGACAAAGTATAAATTGTTATGAGAAAAACAAATATTGGCAGCATTGCTTTGGGAGATGTGGACCATATAATAGATAAAAGAGGgtaaaagaaaattgaaaaaactgtAGAAAGAAAGGAAGGATTAGGTGGATGAGTGCATGTGCTTTGTAATGTATTGGAGTGGTAGACCATTCAAGATGTCACACACAACTCTCTGTTTTAAGTcgtaaataatataatttatgaaCTTGCTATATTAATTTCTTGTATTTGATTTAGAGGTTTCTCGTATTGGTGTCctctattattattacttttttatgACAATCAAAGCAGTGAATCAATTATTACAATCTAAAACAACGGAAAATGAAAAATGTAAGCAACCCAGTTACAAATCTTTTATAAACTTAAGCCAAAGAAACAAATAAAACCAGAAAAATTATATCTCacacaacaaaacaaaacactTGACCTATAAACCAAAACAGAACAAAATAAGTCCAATTGAAGTTAACTTTTGTATATGGGAATCAAAACAATGAATCAAAATAGTACAATCTAAACATAATAGAAAATGGAAGATGTAAACAACCCAGTTAAAAATCATCCATAAACTATAACCAAACATATACAAatgagacaaaaaaaaaatcatctcttACCAAAACTTTTCAATTCATGATAAAGAAATGAGTTATTATTGATATAGAAATGGCAGAAAAATTTATGCATGAGTTGAAAAGTTGGGTTCTAAACCCATATGTCTCCCACTCTTTAATTCTCTCTCAGGTTATAgttatcattttctttcaaaaaaattatatagaagAAGCCTCTCGTACATAGAGCATGGACCAGGCACAAAAGTCTTGTGGGCAGAGCAGGGCTATTGGCTGATAAGTCATTTTCTTTGCATGCCTTTTGAACTGTGTGCTCTAACATGATCATTCATCTAAACCAACTCAGCAATTTGCTTCAGATTGTGAATTTATTGTGATTATATGTTTGTAACTACATACTTGtcacctatatatataaataacttTTATTTATACCACAAAAGTTGAagtcatatttatatattataaacttCTTTACTAAGAAGCAAAGGAACAATCTACCATTTAGAATTTGTAGCTatatttaactaaaaataaCATCATAATTTCCTCGTTTAAAGGTGACAAGTATGTAGCATCATATTTTCCTCATTTCTACCTACTATGGATGACGTTCAGACATGTATCCTCGCAAGGAGTTGGAAAATAATATGGTTTTCAGTTCCAAAACTCTTTTTCTCCGACACTAATACTACTACTCCCAAATTTCAAAAGTTCCATAATTATGTTGATAATTGCTTGGAACACCACAACAGAGGTCTGTATTTTATTACAGATTCAGCCCAAGCTTAATGACCCACCCATAAATCTCTAGAACAAATCGACAGAGCTTTCAATTTTAGGGAAGCAGAGCAAAGCTTGAGAACATAACTactaaccattaaataaattgaaagaGAATGAACAAAAGAGAGAGATGAAGGAGATTAGAAAGAAAATCAACCACATCTGATGCAGATTCATGAAAATGATAGATACTTTGATttcgcatatatatatttaaagagaGAGATACCtgattcaaggaagaagataaAGCGAACAACAGCTAAGGCTTCACCAAGTGACGAAGAGAGAGCGTTTCAAAGTAAGGGCCGAGTTTTCCAGTCAAATAAAACTCAACGTTTTGAAGATGTTGATATTCCCTTAATGTAAAGGTAAGGGTACAGTAAAATGACAACTCcatccaaaaaaattaaaaatacatactAAACATaggttatattttgtattttcattCCCGAGTAAGGAAACCTGCATACCAAACAGCTCTGGAAGTGTCTGATCCACTATTAGATCACCTCAAATATGGTTAGACTAAGATAAGTTTTCTCAATTTACAGGCGTATAGATCAAGCAagctacaataaaaaaaaagaacacaAGAAAAAAGAGAGGCAATGAGAACATTATAAGAGTTAATCCTAATAAGATATACTgagacttgtttttttttttttccaactgAGAAGAGGAGACAATGAGAACCATATAAGAGTTAATCCTAATAAGATATACTgagacttgtttttttttttttccaactaAGAAGAGAACAAGTGTACAGACAAGTAAGGTTCAAgacattttgtttttgtttttaatggTCCCAAAGCAAAGTAATATGCAATAAATCCATTGCAACAACAAAGATAGCAAGCAGCTAgtatagtagtagtagtagtgtaCAGAGAAGGAAGataaaaatagaagaagattacaGAGCCTTTTCTATCTTAAAGCccaatttttttattagggGAAGACAAGCTTTGCATTTGTTTCTAAAGACATTTTACCTTTCCAATtttacaaattataattttaacatgttacaagtaaaattaaaaactctTGTCATGAACCTTGACCATTTCATTTCACTAGCCAAAATGGGCTAATGGTAAAACCTCTCCCTATGCTTGCGAAGAACCCGAAATCTCATACTTTGGCACCAAGGAAGGACTGCAAGccaaaagaaaaatgtaactcAAATTAAAAGTCTAATCATTAGACTCAAATATTTTCTACCCTGCTTTATAgacctttttctttttgaggGATCATCTATGAAGAATATTTTCCTCACCCGAgctaaatataaaactaaagcAATTGTTATGTAGGTACCCAGGTGAGACTCGAGCTCCAAATCAATATTGGAGGGACTAAGAAACTGAAGCAATTGCTATGTAGGTACCTAGGAGAGACTCGAACTTCAAATCGTGTGGGAGCAAACAGCATGGCTGATCATTTGAGCTATCTCTCTTGGATTTGGGGTACTTTTAAACAAATTAGACTCTTCTTATGTTGAAGAACAGAGAATCTAATCTCAAATTTAGGTTGAATACATAATGCGCTTTTGGGTTTGACCCTCTCAAGTCTGAATCAGTGGAAGTTTAGTGTATTTACCTTGACTCCTGCTGGACTGCTTCCAGGTTTAGCTGTAGTTGTGCTCCCAAAAACATTTACTGCTGTTGAAGGGTTTCCGGGTTTGGTTGTGGTTGTGCAGCCAAAgtttaactttaattttttatctgaAGGCTTTAATATTTGGAAAGAGCACATCAATGAATCATCTACACTCATCATTGCCCCAGCATTATCGAATTCTCCACAGTAATTTGGTGCTGAAAATATAGTTACAAGTTGTCGGTTGGCAAAGAATTCATAGCCATCCTCCACAACCTGCAAAATAGATTTACGAGTACAGAGCATTATCACATGGCAAAAAACATAAACTAAAGAGTATTTGGTGATAACAAAACCTTATATAATGTCATTGTGCAaagatttattacaaaaaataaagtaCTGTGTAAAATCACTCTCAAAAGAAAGTCTGTTTTACAACATATGGGTAATTGCAAAATGAAATTACCAAAGGATATTTACCTGGTGAGCACGACAAATGAGATCCAAATCATGCTTCTGAAGAAATTCACTGACTTTATCAGCACCAAAAGTATATGAAACTCCCCTGTCATTCATTCCCCAACCTTGAACATCTTTACTTGGATCAGACCATAAAAGATCACATAGCAATCCTGTATCTGGCACATCAGTTGGTCGGTTCAGATTTCTTATTTGATCCAAATTAGTAAGGTCTGGAGAAAGGCCACCGTGCATACAGAGGATCTTCTCATCGATTAAGGCTGCCACGGGTAAGCAGTTAAAACAATCTGTAAATGTTTTCCAGATCCTTATATTGAATCTTCTCTTACACTCATCATAAAATCCATAAATACGATTTATTGAAGCACATTCATGATTTCCTCTCAAGAGGAAAAAATTCTCAGGGTACTTTATTTTATAAGCAAGGAGTAGACATATTGTTTCTAGACTCTGTTTTCCTCGATCGACATAATCCCCCAAGAATAAATAGTTGGATTTAGGAGGTAATCCACCATACTCAAAAAGCCTCAAAAGATCTGAATATTGACCATGAATATCACCTGAAAAGCAATACAGGGAAGATATTCAACTTCATAACTCTTTCATAGCCAAAAAAGATTACTGAAGCAAAGCAAAGAAAAATCTGAGTCATAGAAAAGCACAAAATTGACGGTATTCTTCCTACTTTTACAAATGAATGTATCACACATGATTCACCGGATTGCCGATGAAATGTAACGAACAAAATATATTAGTTTCATAATTACTAACATCTAGCTTAACTGCAACTCTCCAACTGTATACGAGGAAAGCAGCTACAGCCCCGGGAATTTATATGCTAACATGTCATTAATGTAGTTAGACTTGGAGGGAATAGAGTTAGAGAGTGCTTAGATTAATATGAAACTCAATGTTGGGTAGTTAGCATTATCATCAATTAAACAATGACCCACTTGAAACATAAATTCCTTGGTCATTCAAAATTTAGTTTATCATACATAGGTTGAGTTTCACATTTTGACTACCAATGAACCAGAAGAGATGACAGTCAGTTGTTACTTATTTCATTGTTGAACCTAAACGAAAGAGTACGTTGCTAAGCATATGGATAAACATTCAAgattcaacaacaaattaacaatatTAGTGTTGTAAAATCATCCCTTAGGAGACAGCAATAACATTTAGTAAATGTTTTTTTCTCTTTCACATGTACTCTATTCCATAGAACCATGCAAGTGTAACATTCTGAATCTGCATCCTATTTCcagcgttaaattgctaatatTAGGTTAGGCATTACTAATCACGTCAACAATATACATTTTCATTATACTCAAAAATACAGAATTGTAGTGCAAATGACTGACAAAAGCCTTCAAAGTGTTGCAATTCATAGATGCCCGTGACATAGATTCAGATAAATGCCCGTGACATAGTCTCTTAATTAGACTTTGTGTATCAAATAACAAATTGGGATGAAAGACATTCATGTCCACAAAGGGAATAGTCGATATTACCAAATGTAAATATGaccataataaataaatataagcaTCCTACTAAAGCATAATGCTCCACCGGTCTTCTTCAAATTTATGTCAAACCATATCAATCAGGCAATCGAACCATAATAAACAATCAATTAAAACCATTTAGCCAACTCCAACTTACATCACTTAATGAAAATATAAGGCACAATCATACTTTTCCTATTTTATTTAAGGTCTTCTCGTATGATCAAGCTTTGTTAgataaataaatcaattaattcAATACCAACAACAACAAATTAGGTTGAACACAAAATCACAATTCACAGCATGGCATTCAAAGAGGATCGTAAAACAAATATAGCTATGTTCCCAAAAGCAAGTAAAATGTCTCAAGTTCAGCTAATTGAATCCTACCCAAATcccaaaaaaaagataaatagaaaacagtaacaaaaaaataaataaaaaataataagaaacaaaATTTATACAGCTCATCGAGTATATAATTAAACTacaaaatagttaaaaaaaaaaaaaaatcgtaatttttttctttttattttacactataaaatatattttttttttttttacaaagatTCACATaacaacatatatttattggCGGTCAACTTAAATAGCAACTAAAATCTAAATAATAACCtacataaaaactaatcaaccaatccaaaccataaatttttaaaaaaaaaaaaaaaaaaaaaataacaaaataattccaaaaacaaaTTAGAACAAAAGCAAACCCATTACAGAGTTTAACAGAAagtcaaatgaaaaaaaaaaaaaaaggttttgtATAACATACCACAAATTTTGATGGGTGCTTCAAGGTTCAACAAATTAGActgatttaagaaaatttctttaGAAGCTGCACATAGCTGACGGATCTCTAACTCAGATAACTGAACCTGCTTCCCGGGTTGGCCTCGTACTTCAAGTAGGCGATTGATTATGTCATCGAGAACCGATTGATCCATTATATGGGTCTTGCTGATAAACATGACCAAAAAATTAACGGCTTTATTTGACGTGACTGTAACAGAAgagcaaagaagaagaagagggtagAAAGAAAAACATGCCTTTGAGTAGAGCCTGGGACTGGGCTCTGTAGTAGAGTAAGGGATGATTGAGATTGAAAGAGAGGTGGCTTGTTTCGTTGTCGTTTGCCTCAAAAAGTTG from Cannabis sativa cultivar Pink pepper isolate KNU-18-1 chromosome 2, ASM2916894v1, whole genome shotgun sequence encodes:
- the LOC115718998 gene encoding serine/threonine-protein phosphatase PP1 isozyme 2 isoform X3, yielding MDQSVLDDIINRLLEVRGQPGKQVQLSELEIRQLCAASKEIFLNQSNLLNLEAPIKICGDIHGQYSDLLRLFEYGGLPPKSNYLFLGDYVDRGKQSLETICLLLAYKIKYPENFFLLRGNHECASINRIYGFYDECKRRFNIRIWKTFTDCFNCLPVAALIDEKILCMHGGLSPDLTNLDQIRNLNRPTDVPDTGLLCDLLWSDPSKDVQGWGMNDRGVSYTFGADKVSEFLQKHDLDLICRAHQVVEDGYEFFANRQLVTIFSAPNYCGEFDNAGAMMSVDDSLMCSFQILKPSDKKLKLNFGCTTTTKPGNPSTAVNVFGSTTTAKPGSSPAGVKSFLGAKV
- the LOC115718998 gene encoding serine/threonine-protein phosphatase PP1 isozyme 2 isoform X2: MFISKTHIMDQSVLDDIINRLLEVRGQPGKQVQLSELEIRQLCAASKEIFLNQSNLLNLEAPIKICGDIHGQYSDLLRLFEYGGLPPKSNYLFLGDYVDRGKQSLETICLLLAYKIKYPENFFLLRGNHECASINRIYGFYDECKRRFNIRIWKTFTDCFNCLPVAALIDEKILCMHGGLSPDLTNLDQIRNLNRPTDVPDTGLLCDLLWSDPSKDVQGWGMNDRGVSYTFGADKVSEFLQKHDLDLICRAHQVVEDGYEFFANRQLVTIFSAPNYCGEFDNAGAMMSVDDSLMCSFQILKPSDKKLKLNFGCTTTTKPGNPSTAVNVFGSTTTAKPGSSPAGVKLA
- the LOC115718998 gene encoding serine/threonine-protein phosphatase PP1 isozyme 2 isoform X4 → MDQSVLDDIINRLLEVRGQPGKQVQLSELEIRQLCAASKEIFLNQSNLLNLEAPIKICGDIHGQYSDLLRLFEYGGLPPKSNYLFLGDYVDRGKQSLETICLLLAYKIKYPENFFLLRGNHECASINRIYGFYDECKRRFNIRIWKTFTDCFNCLPVAALIDEKILCMHGGLSPDLTNLDQIRNLNRPTDVPDTGLLCDLLWSDPSKDVQGWGMNDRGVSYTFGADKVSEFLQKHDLDLICRAHQVVEDGYEFFANRQLVTIFSAPNYCGEFDNAGAMMSVDDSLMCSFQILKPSDKKLKLNFGCTTTTKPGNPSTAVNVFGSTTTAKPGSSPAGVKLA
- the LOC115718998 gene encoding serine/threonine-protein phosphatase PP1 isozyme 2 isoform X1, coding for MFISKTHIMDQSVLDDIINRLLEVRGQPGKQVQLSELEIRQLCAASKEIFLNQSNLLNLEAPIKICGDIHGQYSDLLRLFEYGGLPPKSNYLFLGDYVDRGKQSLETICLLLAYKIKYPENFFLLRGNHECASINRIYGFYDECKRRFNIRIWKTFTDCFNCLPVAALIDEKILCMHGGLSPDLTNLDQIRNLNRPTDVPDTGLLCDLLWSDPSKDVQGWGMNDRGVSYTFGADKVSEFLQKHDLDLICRAHQVVEDGYEFFANRQLVTIFSAPNYCGEFDNAGAMMSVDDSLMCSFQILKPSDKKLKLNFGCTTTTKPGNPSTAVNVFGSTTTAKPGSSPAGVKSFLGAKV